One genomic segment of Mesoterricola silvestris includes these proteins:
- a CDS encoding hybrid sensor histidine kinase/response regulator translates to MAGEPMDGAEPVLDVLGTVQASEARYRALVEASAQIVWTCDARGRVTEDSPSWRAYTGQTPGEWLGLGFEACIHPEDRLRALETWHRGLREGRRVQQEYRLWHHSGQWRWNHVRAVPLLGPGGAVESWVGMNMDIHDRLSAQRMQTALYGISEAARGLGDLYVRIHGIIKAFMPAENFYVALLDPGGDTVRFPYFVDENDAPPPALRMARGLTELVLRSGAPWRLDPDRIEELVRGGTVVLRGEPPLDWLGVPLSMDGRILGMLAVQSYRGDVHYSQSDLALLQFVSGQIAASLERQRAEEERKRLEADLQHAQKLESLGSLAGGVAHDMNNVLGAIHAVTQTLKAAYAGEDRLLGSIGTIERAAVRGRDLVKGLADFARKDLREACAVDLNEVVGQECELLSRTLLQRVRLDVALEPGLPRVMGEPGALGSAFMNLCVNAVDAMPEGGALVIRTRSLPGDLVELAVDDTGQGMEPWVLQRAMEPFYTTKPYGKGTGLGLAMVYSTAKAHGGTLTLDSRPGEGTRVRLRLPALAGAPAPAAAEPVDTDPGRPLRILLVDDDDLIRDAAPELLELLGHRVATASSGPEGLAMLDLDPDVDVVLLDVNMPGMSGLETLALLRERHPRLPVILATGFLGDATRHLLATDPHLLALAKPYTLEEARVRLKEAVSR, encoded by the coding sequence ATGGCAGGTGAGCCCATGGATGGCGCGGAGCCAGTGCTGGACGTCCTGGGGACGGTCCAGGCCAGTGAAGCCAGGTACCGCGCTCTGGTGGAGGCCTCGGCCCAGATCGTGTGGACCTGCGACGCCCGGGGCCGGGTCACGGAGGATTCCCCCTCCTGGCGGGCCTACACGGGCCAGACCCCGGGGGAGTGGCTGGGCCTGGGCTTCGAGGCCTGCATCCACCCGGAGGACCGCCTCCGGGCCCTGGAAACCTGGCATCGGGGCCTCCGGGAGGGCCGTAGGGTCCAGCAGGAGTACCGGCTCTGGCACCACAGCGGCCAATGGCGGTGGAACCACGTGCGGGCGGTGCCCCTGCTGGGGCCAGGCGGGGCCGTGGAGTCCTGGGTGGGCATGAACATGGATATCCATGACCGGCTCTCGGCCCAGAGGATGCAGACCGCCCTCTACGGGATCTCCGAGGCGGCCCGGGGCCTGGGGGACCTGTACGTGCGCATCCACGGGATCATCAAGGCCTTCATGCCCGCGGAGAACTTCTACGTGGCGCTGCTGGACCCCGGCGGGGATACGGTGCGCTTCCCCTACTTCGTGGATGAGAACGATGCGCCCCCGCCGGCCCTGAGGATGGCCCGGGGCCTCACGGAACTGGTGCTGCGCAGCGGGGCGCCCTGGCGCCTGGATCCGGACCGCATCGAGGAACTCGTGCGGGGGGGCACCGTGGTGCTGCGCGGAGAGCCGCCCCTGGACTGGCTTGGCGTTCCGCTGTCCATGGACGGGCGCATCCTGGGGATGCTGGCGGTGCAGAGCTACCGGGGCGACGTGCACTACTCCCAGTCCGATCTGGCGCTGCTGCAGTTCGTCTCCGGCCAGATCGCCGCGAGCCTGGAGCGCCAGCGCGCCGAGGAGGAGCGCAAGCGGCTGGAGGCCGACCTCCAGCACGCCCAGAAGCTGGAGAGCCTGGGCAGCCTCGCCGGCGGGGTGGCCCACGACATGAACAACGTGCTGGGCGCCATCCACGCCGTCACCCAGACCCTCAAGGCCGCTTATGCCGGCGAGGACCGCCTCCTGGGTTCCATCGGCACCATCGAACGCGCCGCCGTGCGGGGGCGCGACCTGGTGAAGGGCCTGGCGGATTTCGCCCGCAAGGATCTGCGGGAGGCCTGCGCGGTGGACCTCAACGAGGTGGTGGGGCAGGAGTGCGAGCTCCTCAGCCGCACCCTCCTGCAGCGGGTGCGCCTGGACGTGGCCCTGGAGCCCGGGCTGCCCCGGGTCATGGGAGAGCCCGGCGCCCTGGGCAGCGCCTTCATGAACCTGTGCGTGAACGCCGTGGACGCCATGCCCGAAGGGGGCGCCCTGGTCATCCGCACCCGGAGCCTGCCGGGGGACCTGGTGGAACTGGCGGTGGACGACACCGGCCAGGGCATGGAGCCCTGGGTGCTCCAGCGGGCCATGGAACCCTTCTACACCACCAAGCCCTACGGCAAGGGCACCGGCCTGGGCCTCGCCATGGTCTACAGCACGGCCAAGGCCCACGGAGGCACCCTCACCCTGGACAGCAGGCCCGGGGAGGGGACCCGGGTGCGCCTGCGCCTTCCGGCCCTGGCCGGGGCCCCCGCGCCTGCCGCGGCGGAACCCGTGGACACCGATCCCGGCAGGCCCCTGCGCATCCTCCTGGTGGATGACGACGACCTGATCCGGGATGCCGCCCCGGAACTGCTTGAACTGCTGGGCCACCGGGTGGCCACCGCATCCAGCGGACCCGAGGGCCTGGCCATGCTGGACCTGGACCCGGACGTGGACGTGGTGCTCCTGGACGTGAACATGCCCGGGATGAGCGGCCTCGAAACCCTGGCCCTCCTTCGCGAACGCCACCCCAGGCTGCCCGTGATCCTGGCCACGGGCTTCCTGGGGGACGCCACCCGGCACCTCCTGGCCACGGACCCCCACCTGCTGGCCCTGGCCAAGCCCTACACCCTGGAAGAGGCCCGGGTGAGGCTGAAGGAAGCCGTCAGTCGGTGA
- a CDS encoding aminoacyl-tRNA deacylase, producing MPVAKLKSFLDDHEVKYLSITHSKAYTAMDVAESAHVKGREVAKTVVVKVDDHLAMAVLPATRKVDLDLLRRGTGAVNLDLAREPEFRSDFPGCELGAMPPFGNLYRMDVFVDPRLASNEEIAFNAGSHTEVVRMRYLDFDRLVHPRTLALSAP from the coding sequence ATGCCTGTCGCGAAACTGAAGAGCTTCCTGGATGACCACGAGGTGAAATACCTCTCCATCACCCACTCCAAGGCCTATACCGCCATGGACGTGGCCGAGTCCGCCCACGTGAAGGGCCGGGAGGTGGCCAAGACCGTCGTGGTGAAGGTGGACGACCACCTGGCCATGGCGGTGCTGCCCGCCACCCGCAAGGTGGACCTGGATCTCCTGCGCCGGGGCACCGGGGCCGTGAACCTGGACCTGGCCCGGGAACCGGAATTCCGCAGCGACTTCCCCGGGTGCGAGCTGGGGGCCATGCCGCCCTTCGGGAACCTGTACCGCATGGATGTCTTCGTGGACCCCCGCCTGGCCTCCAACGAGGAGATCGCCTTCAACGCGGGCTCCCATACGGAAGTGGTGCGCATGCGGTACCTGGACTTCGACCGCCTCGTCCACCCCCGGACCCTCGCCCTCTCTGCGCCCTAG